Proteins co-encoded in one Stomoxys calcitrans chromosome 5, idStoCalc2.1, whole genome shotgun sequence genomic window:
- the LOC106093208 gene encoding uncharacterized protein LOC106093208: MNFKGIFFLLFVAQLFITTETARRRFQLVLNNLTCNILSPLVKRFDCDFKKFATSRYALDANFLLRRDFNQNAEIHALIYFTPAKAKRAVKFMDLKLNICNMLTTAMSMPLARIILDESRRTSNLPYECPVRGDLLYTFNNYSISAETLPPYFPLMTLNFSLFTYDNQELIAEFLLEGTTLLR; the protein is encoded by the exons ATGAATTTTAAAGGGATTTTTTTCCTTCTCTTCGTTGCTCAACTTTTCATTACAACTGAG ACTGCCCGCAGGCGTTTCCAACTTGTACTTAACAATTTAACTTGCAACATCCTCAGCCCCTTGGTAAAACGTTTTGATTGTGACTTTAAGAAGTTTGCAACAAGTCGCTATGCCTTAGACGCTAATTTTCTATTGCGGCGTGATTTCAACCAAAATGCAGAGATTCATGCTTTGATCTATTTTACCCCAGCCAAAGCTAAAAGAGCTGTAAAGTTCATGGATCTGAAATTAAATATCTGCAACATGCTGACAACGGCAATGTCCATGCCCTTGGCTAGAATAATTTTGGACGAATCTAGACGTACGAGTAACTTGCCCTACGAATGTCCTGTGAGAGGA GATTTGTTGTACACTTTCAATAATTACAGTATCAGCGCTGAAACTCTGCCCCCATACTTTCCCTTGATGACATTGAATTTTTCCTTATTCACTTATGATAACCAAGAGTTGATAGCGGAATTTTTATTGGAGGGCACTACACTGTTACGGTAG
- the LOC106093210 gene encoding uncharacterized protein LOC106093210 — translation MSKNIILLLLVIQLLITTETARRHFNLVLNNVSCDSFSGLVKRFDCDFKKLATSRYALNANFLLEHDLNRNAEIHALVFFTPTKAKRSVKLMDIKLNVCTMLTTAMSIPLARVILEEARRTSNLPYECPVKENLLYSFNNYSINAETLPPYVPLMKFNFSIFAYDNQKLITKFIVEGNTVTR, via the exons ATGtcgaaaaatattattttacttCTGTTAGTCATCCAACTTTTGATTACTACTGAG aCTGCCCGAAGGCATTTCAATCTTGTGCTGAACAACGTATCTTGTGACTCCTTCAGCGGCCTGGTAAAACGCTTTGATTGCGACTTCAAGAAACTTGCCACAAGTCGCTATGCCTTAAATGCTAATTTTCTATTGGAGCACGATTTGAACAGAAATGCAGAGATTCATGCTCTGGTGTTCTTTACGCCGACAAAGGCCAAACGATCTGTAAAATTAATGGATATTAAACTGAATGTCTGCACCATGCTGACGACGGCCATGTCCATTCCTTTGGCAAGGGTTATTCTGGAAGAGGCCAGACGCACTAGTAACTTGCCCTATGAATGTCCAGTGAAGGAA AATCTCTTGTACTCTTTCAATAACTACAGTATCAACGCTGAAACTTTGCCCCCCTATGTgcctttgatgaaatttaatttctctATATTCGCCTATGATAACCAAAAACTAATCACCAAATTTATAGTAGAGGGCAATACAGTGACAAGATAG